The Chlorocebus sabaeus isolate Y175 chromosome 11, mChlSab1.0.hap1, whole genome shotgun sequence genomic interval GGATGACTTTGGTGAAGATGCCTTGAGTCAGCTATAAGGGGAGAGGATATAGGGCAAAAGTCAGTTCAGTGCCAATACCACCCAGCTCTGGGGTGAAAGCTCCATTCCTGCAACATTCCCACCAAGCAGTACAATAAGGAAAACACGGCTACCACCACCACCCTTCTAGTCTTCGGGCCGAGCACCTGATTCTCTCGAGCAGATGACTCCATAAATGTCGCACCCCAGGACTCTGCCAGCTTCTTCCCTTCAACTGCCTGTACCTCTCTGGAAGCAAATTtgggacataaagatggaagaTAGAAATGTTGGTAAGTGCTCTGAAAAATCTTCAGAATCAAGGCTTCCtggccaggcttagtggctcatgcctgtaatgcagcactttgggaggccgaggtggtggatcacttgagctcaggagttcaagaccagccttggcaacacagtgaaataccatctctattaaaaagaaaacgggctgcgcgtggtggctcatgcctgtaatcccaacactttgggaggcctaggcgggtggatcacaaggtcaggagatcaagaccatcctggctcacatagtgaaaccccatctctactaaaaatacaaaaaatagccgggcgtggtggcatgcgcctgtagtcccagctactcgggaagctgaggcaggagaatcgcttgaacccaggtggcagaggttgcagtgagccgagatcacgccgctgcactctagtctgggcaacagaacaagacttcatctcaaaaaaaaaagaaggaagaaaaagacttcCTCTGACCCACGCCATTTCCCCAAGTTTTGGGAGGAGGGCTGTGGAAGGAGAAAACATAGGTAAACAAAGGAACAATGGGTGAATCTAGGACTGAGGCTTGAAATATGAAATTGTGGCTTTTAAGATAGAAGTATTATCTTCCTTAAGCTTCAGGTTAGAGACAAAGAGGTGAAATGACTTGTTTgagtcagtggcagagccaggatgagAGCCTGACTGATTCCCAGTCCATTTCACTTCCTTTTCCTCTAAGTAGCAGAGATTTACATACCTCTCTGGAGAGAGATCTGCCTTGTTCCCAACTAGAACCACTGGCACCCTGTGAGGAAACAGCACTTATTTCAGAATCCCCTCATTCCCCAACTCCTTATATCAAGGCTGGACGACTCCTTATCAGACCAGGCAGGATCTATATCCGAGCCTCTCTAACTTGACAATTCTCCCCTCTGCTCTCTCCTACTCCCTCATGCCCACACTATGTCCCTATCCCCCAAGGCCACTTACCGGGTTTTCCCATGGCCTTCGTGTAGCTTTTGGTACAGACTCTCAATGACTTGGAAGCTATAAACACAAGAATTGGAGCTATAACTTTATGAGACAGTCCTCAGGTCTTCCCAAGTCCCACACTCACAACCTTGGTCACTTACCTATGTAGAGAGGTGACAGAATACACAAGCACATAACCGTGGACTCCAATGATGAATGAATAGGGCAGAATGCTGTACTCATCCTGTCAAGAAATGGAAACATCAGTACCTAGATCCAAACCACTCAGATGGCAAAGGTTGGTGGGACAACATCCAGGTGACCCTCCCTGGGGCATGCCCTACTATAATCacttcaacaagtatttatggaGCAGCTCCAATGAGCCCTGCATACTCTTAGCAGGTAAAATGCTTTTAATACTACTTTACAGATGAGCCACAAAGACTACCAGACTTCATCTCTGAGGGCTGAACTGCCACTTTTGGATACCATACCCCAACTGGTACCTGCCCTGCTGTGTCCACCAGGTGTAGGTGAAACTCATCTTTGCCAAGAGTCACTATCTTGCTGtaagctgaaaagaaaagaaaacttgactGTGAGGTGCCTTATAGGGCCAGCAATGTATGTCccctgacttttttcttttttttttttgagacagagtctcactctattgcccaagctggagtgcagtggctcgatctcggctcactgcaacctctgccacctgggttcaagcgattctcctgcctcagcctcccgagtagctgggattataggcgcctgccactgcgcccggctaattatatatatatatatttttttttgagatgaggtcttgctatgttgcccaggctgtagagcagtggctattcacaggtgcactCTTAGCACCCTATAGCCTGgaagtcctgggctcaggcgatcctctcacctcaacctcccaagtagctgggactataggtatgcacctcTGCACCTGGCTGTCttaccttcttttatttttttggcagcttttttttaaagtagattgTTGGTTGGGctcagtggctgacacctgtaatcccagcactttgggaggccaaggtgggcggatcacttaagaccaagagttcaagaccagcctggccaacatggttaaaccctgtctctactaaaaatacaaaacattagctgggcatggtggtgcatgcctgtagtcccagctactcaggaggctgaagcatgagaattgcttgaacccaggaggtggaggttgcagtgagttgagattgcggcactgcactccagcctgggtgacagagcgagactctgtctcgaaaagaaaagaaaaataattacttttgttttattgatgAATAATAGATGCACCAAGTTTCAGGGTACACGTGATAATACATTCACATAATTTGTAAGTATATCTGCAatattcatcaccttaaatatttgtgttttctttatgctagaaccATTTGAATTCTTCTCttatagctattttgaaatgtaaaatagcTTATTGTaagctatagtcaccctactgatctaCTAAGTCTTACTTCTTCTATCAAACTATATATCTGTACCTATTGATCAATTTATCTTCATCCCTCCCACTCCCTTCCCCCTGCttacattctttttattcttttttttttttttttttttgagacgttgtttcgctcttgttgcccaggctagagcacagtggcgccatctcagctcactgcaacctccgcctcctgggttcaagcaattctcctgcctcagccacccgagtggatgggattacagatatccatcaccatgcccagctaattgtttgtatttttagtagatacagggtttcaccagttggccaggctggtttcgaactcttgacctcaggtgatccacctgccttggcctcccaatgagctgggattacaggcgtgagccatggtgcctggcctttttattttatttttttttttgagacagtctcaccctgacacccaggctggtatgtgcagtgtcacaatctttgctcactgcaacatttgcctgctgcgttcaagcgattctcctacctcagcctctttagtagctcggattacaggtgtgtgccaccatgctcagctaattttggtatttttagtagcgatgagatttcaccatgctggccaggctggtctcgaaatcctgacctcaatcgatccgcccgcctcagcttcccaaagtgctgggattacaggcgtgagccactgcgcccggcctcccctTACATTCTTAACCTTGGGGTTGACACAGATAGATCAGCTCCAGGGAGTTATCCAGGTAACTGGAAAGACACACTAAGGTTCTTAATGTCTACATCCAAACTATCCCAGACTCAGTATCCTGCAAAATCCATACTCTAGCCATCCATAGAACAGGATTGCTGAAGAAGAAATTAGATGTAATGTGTAATTAAATCAGCCCCTTGGCACCAGCGAAATACATTATGGAGTAGGGTGGGCTATCCAATCCCTCCGGGTCGCGTCACCAGCACACTAGGGGAGAAGTCTACTCACTATTCTCCACTGTAGGATCGTAGCCTTCCGAGAATTCGCCTTCCACAAATTGATGTGCCAAAGATGTCTTCCCTGTGGGGAGCAGTGTGGCAGCTGTATCCAAATCATCCATCCACATTCACATCCTCTGTCCTTTCGGACTGTGGCCCAGGACCAAAGGGTACCCCAAATTAACACTACAGTCTGTGAgtgcctcaagcaatcctatcCCTTGTGTCTACCCTCACCGTCTTTTCGCCCGGGGTCTCCGCACTTTGGCTACCGGATGCATTCAGAAGCGCAGCAGGAAGCCTTTCCCGCCGCCTTCCCCACCCCATCCTACCCGAAGGAATATCCAGGGTTCCCCAGGATCGAGTCCGCCCCGCCCCAGGACACCTGCGACTATCTGTCCCCACGGAGACCGCATCCTGGTTTTCAAATTGTGACCCCACCCCTATCCCCAAAGTAACGCTGGGACCACTCTGAGATTACCGCAGCCAGGTCCTCATTGAGCCTTGAGTGCTTGCGCTTCCTGCAGCCTCCACACACCACCAACCTTTATTTCTCCACTCTTCCAATCCTCGCTCTACAACCCCATTCTTACGATGTCACCATTCCTCCCTGGGTCGCGTTCCCACGACAGCGCGCCTCTTCTGGCTACAAAGCTGCTGCGCGTCCGAGTTCTGCAGGGCGGAGACTCACCTACAGAGCGGTATCCGAGGATGACCACTTTCCTGTAACGGACCAGCGGCATGGCAGGAGCCCGCCCCAGGGGCTTGCGGAACTGCGGGCTGAGAGAGCCCGAAGACGAGGTCAGGGTGTGGGCAGGTGCAGGAAAGTCGCTCACCCAGAAGCTGCCGTGGGCAAGTTAGAGGGAAACCAAAACAAGCGCCGCGCCCGGAGCTGCCCACGTGATCACAACACAGCACGTCTAACGCGAGGGAGCCCGGCGCCGGGGGAACTACTGTGCCGCGCCGCGCCGGGCTCCGCCCCTCAGGCCGCTCGCCATTGGTCCATTAGAATGGGTAAGGGCGGTGCCGCCAgcaggagggaagggtgggcCTCACGTGGAGCGGGAGTACTGAGAGCTGCGCGTGCGCAGACTGGAGCCGGTTCATtcataaagaaacagaaaggaaccCGGGGTCCTAAAGGCGTTTGCGCATTTGCAGCCTAGCTGAAGTGGCTGCGAAGAATTATGGATGGAAAATACCCGTTGTGTGGTTTCTGACCATAAGATTCTAGCCCTTTGCATGGTCTCTGGGGTCCTTAGATACGAAGAAAAGGGCCGAAGTTCCAATATATTCCCTCTGCTTCCCCCAGCCTTCAGCCCCAGACCTATCAAGGTTTCCAGTCCTCCAGCATCTGATTTCAAACTGCAATTCTTGTTCTTGCGGAAATTGCTAGAATTTATGATCAAGTAGTCTGAGGTTTCTTCTTCATCCTCATGATCCTCAAACATTCatttttcaacaaatactgaACATATACTGCGTGTTTCAGGCATTGCTCCAGCTTTGAGGTCAGAACATGGACATGAAAGACAATGTGTCTGCTCTTATGAAGggagaaacaaacatacaacaaGGAGATATCAGATAGCGTTAAGTGCTATAGAAGATGGTATGATAAAAGATgaccactttattttttaaagacaatacagcattttaaatttttatttatttatttagagacagggttatgagactggctaatttttgtgttttggggagagacggggttttgctatgttgcccaggctagtctcgaacgcctggcctcaagtgatccacccggcctggcctcccaaagtgctgggattataggcgtgagccaccgagtctGGCTGAGATGACCACTTTAGATGAGTAATACTTTCTCCCATAGAAAACCCCATTTAAACTAAGATCTGAAGGAACCAGTTAGCAGATTTCAAAAGAAGAATCCACCAATGCTAAAGCGTTAAGAtggaaataaattcagtaaattccaggaagaggggaagaaaaaaagaaagccagttAGCCTAAAGCAGATGAAGTCTAAGAGAATGGCAGAGGCCAGGCCACATAAAGAAGTCTGGGCTAATTCTAAGTACTTGAAGGTATTTAAGCTGGGGCATGACATGATCTACATTGTCTTTCTAAAAAATCTCCCTGGCTTTGGTGAATGGATTGGGGTTTGAGGGGAACAGGAGCAAGAGGAAGCAGGGAGATTGGCGAAGAAACTGTTACCTGTAGTCCAGATGAGAGTGGCGTGGCTAGAGTGATCATGTTGAATGAAGTTGAGAATTCAGGATATTCTGAAGCTAAGGTTAAAATGACTTGCAGAAGGATTGgtaggggagggaagaaaggaaggaaatcaccTAGATTTATAGAGAGTTCTActatactatgtgccaggtgcattttattgttatctcatttaa includes:
- the RHEBL1 gene encoding GTPase RhebL1 isoform X1, producing MPLVRYRKVVILGYRSVGKTSLAHQFVEGEFSEGYDPTVENTYSKIVTLGKDEFHLHLVDTAGQDEYSILPYSFIIGVHGYVLVYSVTSLHSFQVIESLYQKLHEGHGKTRVPVVLVGNKADLSPEREVQAVEGKKLAESWGATFMESSARENQVLGPKTRRVVVVAVFSLLYCLVGMLQEWSFHPRAGWYWH
- the RHEBL1 gene encoding GTPase RhebL1 isoform X2 encodes the protein MWMDDLDTAATLLPTGKTSLAHQFVEGEFSEGYDPTVENTYSKIVTLGKDEFHLHLVDTAGQDEYSILPYSFIIGVHGYVLVYSVTSLHSFQVIESLYQKLHEGHGKTRVPVVLVGNKADLSPEREVQAVEGKKLAESWGATFMESSARENQVLGPKTRRVVVVAVFSLLYCLVGMLQEWSFHPRAGWYWH
- the RHEBL1 gene encoding GTPase RhebL1 isoform X3, producing the protein MPLVRYRKVVILGYRSVGKTSLAHQFVEGEFSEGYDPTVENTYSKIVTLGKDEFHLHLVDTAGQDEYSILPYSFIIGVHGYVLVYSVTSLHSFQVIESLYQKLHEGHGKTRVPVVLVGNKADLSPEREVQAVEGKKLAESWGATFMESSARENQLTQGIFTKVIQEIARVENSYGQERRCHLM
- the RHEBL1 gene encoding GTPase RhebL1 isoform X4 — its product is MWMDDLDTAATLLPTGKTSLAHQFVEGEFSEGYDPTVENTYSKIVTLGKDEFHLHLVDTAGQDEYSILPYSFIIGVHGYVLVYSVTSLHSFQVIESLYQKLHEGHGKTRVPVVLVGNKADLSPEREVQAVEGKKLAESWGATFMESSARENQLTQGIFTKVIQEIARVENSYGQERRCHLM